One stretch of Oscillatoria salina IIICB1 DNA includes these proteins:
- a CDS encoding EF-hand domain-containing protein — protein sequence MLTELQTKKWTHLFNIYDTNKNGVVNKEDYELKVQAVAKLHNLSPGSTGYDEMYAQVMADWNNLQQNVDKNQDGQITLDEWLEHGYTCINSENMYETVKKEADAIFALFDRNGDGVINSEEYTGLMKAWGVSDEGLEIACSKLNLKGDNTLSKDVFKQLLEQFHKSDDPDSPGNYLFGSF from the coding sequence ATGCTTACTGAACTTCAAACTAAGAAATGGACTCATTTGTTTAATATTTATGACACCAATAAAAATGGTGTTGTTAATAAAGAAGATTACGAACTCAAAGTCCAAGCAGTTGCCAAGCTACATAATCTTAGTCCAGGTTCAACGGGTTATGATGAGATGTACGCTCAAGTTATGGCCGACTGGAATAATCTACAACAAAATGTAGACAAGAATCAAGACGGTCAAATTACCTTAGATGAGTGGCTCGAACATGGTTATACTTGCATTAACAGCGAAAATATGTATGAGACTGTGAAAAAGGAAGCAGATGCTATTTTTGCTCTATTCGATCGAAATGGAGATGGTGTCATTAACAGCGAAGAGTATACTGGATTGATGAAAGCATGGGGAGTTAGTGATGAAGGATTAGAGATTGCCTGCTCTAAACTAAATCTTAAAGGGGATAACACCCTGTCTAAGGATGTATTTAAGCAATTGCTCGAACAATTTCACAAAAGTGATGACCCAGATTCTCCTGGAAATTATCTTTTTGGTTCTTTTTAA